The Triplophysa rosa linkage group LG3, Trosa_1v2, whole genome shotgun sequence genome has a segment encoding these proteins:
- the hic1l gene encoding hypermethylated in cancer 1 like, whose product MELPNYASQLLLQLNQQRSKGFLCDVIIMVENTLFRAHKSVLAATSHYFKSLVLHDNLIHLDPDMVDPVVFQQILDFIYTGHFSDETLEGLDLSSLLTTANYLQLNDLANLCSAKINQNGSLCNLARGGSLRVPRYSSPTSKKLHDRGIEEHSSDTETYTCMTPPKKRNHAESRYISRKKQELGLDLSKKTSNFETNVNEVFVPRTVSNNIQLGINGKCIPKEEKWIIPLDGAQERKREGSRRKSKVNGYIPISRGNQPSQNQTFTVQLSVKKEKMQDESQKPNNGSAHFVYQKETFIKEAEGENPYVCIPCEKGFPSSESLKSHVETHMDEDMDVKVEEEDEGDGDPGVTRASQKTPENVEQCPPKSLKDVDTLRPFPCNICGKMFTQRGTMTRHMRSHLGLKPFACEECGMRFTRQYRLTEHMRVHSGEKPYKCQVCGGKFTQQRNLISHMRMHTSPS is encoded by the coding sequence ATGGAGCTCCCCAACTACGCCAGTCAACTGCTTCTCCAGCTCAACCAACAGCGTTCCAAGGGCTTCCTGTGCGACGTCATCATCATGGTGGAAAACACACTCTTCCGCGCCCACAAAAGCGTCCTTGCCGCCACCAGCCACTACTTCAAATCCCTCGTTCTTCACGACAACCTCATCCACCTTGATCCCGATATGGTGGACCCTGTTGTTTTTCAACAGATACTGGACTTCATTTACACTGGCCATTTCTCAGACGAGACCCTTGAGGGTCTGGATTTGAGTTCTCTGCTCACCACAGCTAACTATCTCCAGCTCAATGACCTCGCCAACCTGTGCTCCGCTAAGATCAACCAAAACGGCTCCCTCTGTAACCTAGCTCGTGGGGGTTCCTTGCGTGTGCCGCGGTATTCTTCTCCTACCTCGAAGAAATTGCACGACAGGGGGATTGAGGAGCACTCGTCGGACACTGAAACGTACACGTGCATGACACCTCCCAAAAAGAGGAATCATGCCGAAAGCAGGTACATTTCAAGGAAAAAACAAGAATTGGGCTTGGATTTGTCCAAGAAGACGTCTAATTTCGAGACCAACGTGAATGAGGTTTTTGTACCCAGAACGGTCTCCAACAACATCCAGCTAGGAATAAATGGAAAGTGTATTCCAAAAGAAGAAAAGTGGATAATTCCTTTAGACGGAGCTCAAGAAAGAAAACGGGAGGGATCCCGCCGGAAATCCAAGGTCAATGGTTACATTCCTATTAGCAGAGGAAATCAACCAAGTCAGAATCAAACGTTCACTGTCCAGCTGTctgtaaagaaagaaaaaatgcaaGACGAAAGCCAAAAGCCAAACAACGGCAGCGCTCATTTCGTTTATCAAAAGGAGACGTTTATCAAAGAAGCCGAGGGGGAAAACCCTTACGTTTGCATACCGTGTGAAAAGGGCTTCCCATCTTCCGAAAGCCTCAAATCCCACGTGGAGACCCATATGGATGAAGACATGGATGTGAAGGTTGAGGAGGAGGACGAAGGTGACGGAGACCCTGGAGTCACCAGAGCCTCGCAAAAAACTCCTGAGAACGTGGAACAATGTCCACCAAAGTCCCTAAAAGATGTCGACACCTTGCGCCCATTCCCCTGCAACATCTGCGGCAAGATGTTCACACAGCGCGGGACGATGACGCGCCACATGCGCAGCCACCTCGGCCTCAAGCCGTTCGCGTGCGAAGAGTGCGGCATGCGCTTCACCAGGCAGTACCGGCTCACCGAGCACATGCGGGTCCATTCGGGGGAGAAACCGTACAAGTGCCAGGTGTGCGGGGGCAAGTTTACGCAACAGAGAAACCTCATCAGTCACATGCGGATGCATACATCGCCGTCTTAG
- the LOC130552196 gene encoding uncharacterized protein LOC130552196 isoform X2 → MSPKISLLVFRRCREVLKHVERHVDPSVKLLKFADDTTVIGLIQDGDESAYRKEVAQLAAWCSQNNLELNAFKTVEMIVDFRRNPPSLPPLTILDSTVDTVESFRFLGSTISQDLKWESHIDSIVKKAQQRLYFLRQLRKFNLPQELLTQFYSVVIESVLCTSITVWYGSATKSDLRRLQRTVRSAEKIIGAPLPTLQDLYDSRVKNRARKTIIDSTHPAHKLF, encoded by the exons atgtcacctaaaatatctttattggtgttccgaagatgccgggaggtcttaaaacatgttgaacgtcatgtgg acccttctgtcaaactcctgaagtttgcagatgacaccacagtcattggccttattcaagacggtgatgaatctgcttacagaaaggaggttgctcagctggctgcctggtgtagtcaaaacaacctagagctgaatgcattcaagacagtggagatgatagtggatttcagaaggaaccctccatcacttcctcccctcaccatcctggacagcactgtggatactgtggagtcattcaggttcctgggctccaccatctctcaggacctgaagtgggagtcccacatagactccattgtaaagaaggcccagcagaggttatacttcctccgtcaattgaggaagttcaacctaccacaggagctactgacccagttctactcagtggtcatcgaatctgttctgtgcacttcaattactgtttggtatggctcggccaccaaatcagacctacgaagactacaacggacagttcgtagtgctgagaaaattattggtgctcctctgcccacacttcaggacctgtacgattccagagtgaaaaacagggcaagaaaaaccatcattgactccacacacccagcacacaaacttttttaa